The Daucus carota subsp. sativus chromosome 2, DH1 v3.0, whole genome shotgun sequence genome includes a window with the following:
- the LOC108207028 gene encoding extracellular ribonuclease LE-like — translation MKANRSVFITLLAMHCLSAVGAARNPDFFYFIQQWPGSVFNTNRNSCYPTTGKPAADFVIAGVQPYYIDGSFPSNCTTKIPYNHSKIRDLISRMQKSWPSLSCPSNNGFSLWSLEWKQHGTCSESVLDQHTYFQYALNLKDKVKLLQNLRNAGIKPDGKLYSIDSVMEAIRAEIGYYPGVKCNSDKSGQMQLHQIYICVDTSATRFIECPGLPNFRCTSTIKFATF, via the exons ATGAAAGCTAATAGATCAGTGTTTATTACACTATTGGCAATGCACTGTCTGTCAGCTGTAGGTGCTGCGCGAAATCCAGATTTCTTTTACTTCATCCAGCAG TGGCCAGGATCTGTTTTCAACACCAATCGAAACTCTTGTTACCCAACAACAGGAAAACCTGCAGCAGACTTTGTTATTGCTGGAGTCCAGCCTTATTATATTGATGGCTCTTTTCCATCGAACTGCACTACGAAGATCCCCTACAATCACTCTAAG ATCAGGGACCTAATAAGCAGAATGCAGAAGAGTTGGCCATCACTATCTTGCCCAAGCAACAATGGCTTCTCACTATGGTCTCTTGAGTGGAAACAACATGGCACGTGCTCAGAGTCTGTTCTCGACCAACATACTTACTTCCAATATGCTTTGAACCTCAAGGATAAAGTGAAGCTCCTCCAAAACCTTCGTAATGCAG GGATCAAACCAGATGGGAAATTATATAGCATTGATAGCGTGATGGAAGCTATAAGAGCAGAGATTGGATACTATCCTGGGGTGAAATGCAATTCTGATAAATCTGGACAGATGCAGcttcatcaaatatatatttgtgtggaCACTTCAGCAACAAGATTTATTGAATGTCCTGGACTACCAAATTTCAGATGCACTTCCACCATCAAGTTTGCAACCTTCTAG
- the LOC108207026 gene encoding amino acid transporter AVT1I, whose translation MEALSVDSVESQNNISAAEENCQGTSFTRTCFNGLNALTGVGILSIPYALSQGGWLSLIILFVIALLCFYTGLLLRRCMDLNPTIKTYPDIGQVAFGSTGRALISTFMYLELYFVAVEFLILEGDNLHKLFPDVNFHIAGISIPGKQGFVLLAALLVLPTTWLRNLGLLAYISASGVLASIVLVCSVFWVGAFDGVGFDEKGSLWNWNGLATAISLYTFCYCGHAVFPTLCNSMKNRAQFPKVLLVCFVLSTICYGSMAVLGYLMYDGSLMSQVTLNLPTKKLSSKDAIYMTLMNPITKYAIIVSPINTAIEATFPLLKRRSISLFIRTVIVCSTVLVALTIPFFGFVMALIGAFTGTSVSMLFPSIFYLKINKAARKFGVELVIIILIVMMGASVAVVGTYTSLRDIARHAHSN comes from the exons ATGGAGGCTTTGAGTGTGGACTCGGTAGAGAGCCAAAACAATATCTCAGCTGCTGAAGAAAATTGCCAGGGCACTAGCTTCACCAGGACTTGCTTTAATGGACTAAATGCTCTCACAG GTGTAGGGATATTATCAATTCCATATGCACTTTCTCAAGGAGGGTGGCTATCCTTAATCATCCTTTTCGTCATAGCACTTCTGTGTTTTTATACCGGACTGCTTCTGCGTCGCTGTATGGATTTAAATCCTACTATTAAAACTTACCCTGATATCGGACAAGTGGCCTTTGGAAGCACAGGAAGGGCTCTGATATCAACTTTTATGTATCTTGAATTGTACTTTGTTGCCGTAGAGTTTCTGATTTTAGAAGGTGATAACTTACATAAGCTATTTCCGGATGTAAATTTTCACATTGCTGGAATAAGTATTCCAGGAAAACAAGGCTTTGTTTTACTAGCAGCATTATTAGTATTGCCTACAACCTGGCTAAGGAATTTGGGATTGTTGGCTTATATTTCTGCTAGTGGTGTATTGGCTTCTATTGTTCTGGTATGTTCTGTTTTCTGGGTTGGTGCATTTGATGGCGTGGGATTCGACGAAAAAGGAAGCCTTTGGAACTGGAATGGCCTGGCTACTGCTATAAGCCTGTATACCTTTTGTTATTGTGGACATGCAGTGTTTCCCACCCTCTGCAATTCAATGAAAAATCGCGCTCAATTTCCCAAg GTGCTGTTGGTCTGTTTTGTTCTAAGCACCATTTGTTATGGTTCAATGGCTGTTCTAGGCTACTTGATGTATGATGGAAGTTTGATGTCTCAAGTGACTCTGAATCTTCCCACTAAAAAGTTAAGCTCAAAAGATGCAATATATATGACGCTCATGAACCCCATCACCAAGTATGCCATTATTGTGTCTCCGATTAACACAGCTATTGAAGCCACATTTCCTTTACTAAAAAGACGTTCAATAAGTCTCTTTATCAGGACAGTTATAGTGTGCAGCACTGTTCTAGTGGCACTAACCATACCATTTTTCGGGTTTGTCATGGCATTGATTGGTGCATTTACAGGTACAAGTGTTTCGATGTTGTTCCCGTCCATATTCTACCTGAAGATCAACAAAGCTGCTAGGAAGTTTGGGGTTGAGTTGGTGATCATTATCTTGATAGTAATGATGGGGGCATCAGTAGCTGTAGTGGGTACCTATACTTCTTTGCGTGATATTGCTAGACATGCACATTCAAATTAA
- the LOC108209301 gene encoding extracellular ribonuclease LE yields MGSSTRSLAIKLLMIQCLTVVCFSQDFDFFYFVQQWPGSYCDLKQSCCYPSTGKPASDFGIHGLWPNYQDGSYPQNCDPDAPLDPSKISDLKGNMQKEWPTLACPSGDGLTFWGHEWTKHGTCSESVLDQHDYFATTLHLKDQVNLLQSLESAGIHPDGGSYSLESIKSAIQQGTGYTPFIECNVDASGNSQLYQVYLCLDNSASKLIECPVFPHGKCGAQIQFPTF; encoded by the exons ATGGGATCCAGTACTAGAAGCCTGGCAATCAAACTCCTTATGATACAATGCCTAACTGTTGTGTGTTTCTCTCAGGATTTTGATTTCTTCTACTTCGTTCAGCAG TGGCCTGGATCGTACTGCGATTTGAAACAAAGTTGTTGTTATCCGAGCACAGGGAAGCCGGCTTCAGATTTCGGGATTCATGGATTGTGGCCTAATTATCAGGACGGCTCTTACCCTCAGAACTGTGATCCCGATGCCCCCTTGGATCCTTCCAAG ATCTCGGATTTGAAAGGCAATATGCAAAAGGAGTGGCCAACGCTGGCCTGCCCGAGTGGCGATGGCTTGACGTTTTGGGGTCACGAATGGACTAAACACGGAACCTGCTCCGAGTCTGTTCTAGATCAGCACGACTACTTTGCGACGACACTCCACCTCAAGGATCAAGTGAACCTTCTGCAGAGCCTCGAAAGTGCAGGAATTCACCCAGATGGCGGATCCTACAGCTTGGAAAGCATAAAGAGTGCTATCCAACAAGGAACTGGTTATACCCCTTTTATAGAGTGCAATGTCGATGCGTCTGGCAATAGTCAGTTGTACCAGGTTTATCTGTGTCTTGATAATTCTGCCTCCAAACTTATCGAGTGCCCTGTATTTCCTCATGGCAAATGTGGCGCCCAGATCCAGTTTCCAACTTTTTAA